From the genome of Medicago truncatula cultivar Jemalong A17 chromosome 2, MtrunA17r5.0-ANR, whole genome shotgun sequence:
ttttggtaGGACCATAGCTTTTTCAATCAGGGTCAGCAGGGTGGTTCACTCTATCATTCGTTGCACGGATAACACGTGattgaataaaaaagaaaaatttattgatGTCTAATTAAGAGCTAACCTATTctcttttaattaaatttttggtcttataaagttttgtttttaatctctataaagtaaattatattttttcgtctttacaaaaattttcattagtGCTTTTAGTCCTTAGAAATTTTCCGTCAATATTTTTAGTTCTTATCAAAAATTCACAtcaatatttttggtccctaaaatgcttaaggaaaatgtcacaaagactaaaaagtatgattttattttgtagggactaaaaacaaaactgtgaatatttataggaactaaaaacttaattaaccattttctttttagtattttttaaatgataaaataatcttACTTTATTTTATACTCAATGACATTAATCCtttaattattgattatttacAAGTTGATATTCTTAAttagtaacttttaaaaagatactgtaaaaaaaacacttttataAAGAGACTgctgagaaaataaaaataaaaatgatttcatTTCATTGAAATTCACATCTATTATTTactatgaataaaaaaaatgaaaaacctgTTATTTTTTGTAGTTGAGTTTTTATGTCTTTGTGTATTTTTATTGACAACCGtagaaattaattaatcaaataagATAAAGATTATAATGTACaacaaaacttttttataagatttaaaatgttacatttttatgatcaattattttttttgaaagaaagaatttTTATGATCAAATTTGAATCCATAATCTCTTGTGATGCAAAATGAAACTCGAACATCAAATCTCTTCAATCACTCGAGTCATGCgatttgatttctttttctttttttttcataagaaaaaaattatgttttccttaaaataaaataaaacaatgtacaGAAATACGGATTTGtctaaaaaactatttattgCTACTAGTATGTagtattgattaatttttttgttgacaaaagtATTAGTTTaatcttattaattaaaaaagtgaAAGATTTGTACCCAAAAAGCTTTTTAAAAAGGGAGAACAAATATTGagagataaaataatatatataaatagaaagagaaaatacatttgccattaaaatagaaaaaaatgcaaaaatatcaTTGCTTCTTTTGATTTCTGTCCAGACAATAAAAAAACTCTTCTTTCCACCTTATTCTCACTCTTCTGCCTAGCCATAAATATGCAcaccaaaagaagaaattgaaacTACTCATTCATATAATCTTGTTTCTTAGTTTCCTAATGGCAGATCCAAGTTTCTTTGTTGGAGTTATAGGTAACACATGCATATGATGAATACCCTTCTATTCATTCCTTTTCACTCTTTTGCACTAACCTTAATGGTTCCAATCTTTATTGATCCATGCCCAAAAATGGAAATTTCATATATgacttttttcttaatttgtttcTACAGGTAACATCATCTCAATTCTCATGTTTCTTTCTCCTGTGTAAGCTCTTTACACTCTACAcaactttaattaattatttgtaaaTTATTGTCTCAATTTTCCTAATGGATAATATTTgtgtaattaaattaaacaatgcAGACCAACATTTTGGAGGATAATAAAGAAGAAATCTACAGAAGAATTCTCTAGTTTTCCTTACATATGTACATTGCTTAACTCATCCTTGTGGACTTACTATGGAACTATAAAAGCTGGAGAATACCTTGTGGCCACTGTTAATGGCTTTGGCATTGTGGTGGAGACAATCTACATTCTTCTATTTCTCATATATGCACCCCCAAAAATGAGGGTACGAATATCacttttacaaaatcaaattaatttattaacataaaagattaaattaattttttattttgaagtctATGATACTTACAGATGAAATTAgaaacaaattttattgttttgtctttaattttttgttgttacttCAATTTTTCTCTAACTcttataattttatacaaaactgagaaattattaattttttttaagaagagaaattattaataattatacTAATGACACTTTACAATGTTCCAAGGATATTTGAATtatctttaaaaacaaaaaaaaaaaaattgaattatgttGCTTGAATTTATACGCTCAGACTCTTATTATTGATCTGACACTCGTGTACCTCTCTCtactataatattattatatttttttctaatttgattaaaaatatttttatgagactaatttgattgatagTAATCAAACATATATGGTTGATTAAATTCAGGTGAAGACTGCAATTCTTGCTGGGATTTTGGATGTGTTGATCTTGGCGGCAGCAGTGGTTACAACTCAATTGGCATTGGAGGGAGAAGCTCGTAGTGGTGCTGTTGGTATCATGGGTGCAGCTTTGAACATTCTTATGTATGGCTCACCTCTTGCTGTCATGGTAAGTTTCTGAAGCTTTCTATAATTATTCATGTTTGTCTTATCTCTTTGTAATCATCTATATTCATTAGAATAATTTATAACACTGGCAAATCTAGCATCCATAAGAGATTTCATGTTTTAGTCCAATCAAGGTGATCTTAGTTATAACTGTGTTGTATTAACTGGGAGGAGGACCAACTATAGATTGTTCATACACTGATAAAAAgacgaaaaataaaatctgtattcaattttctattttgagacgaaataaaaaagaaatttcatATTTGTTGTTTTACTCTTCTAAATTTTTGTGGCAAATATGATGGACAACCAATTTCAGGCTCCTTAAATCTTCTTGAGTGTCTATAGAGATACTTGAAAGGTCatgtatgaaaaagaaaaatgattaataTATGTGGTTCTccttattttttaacatgataTAGTTTTTCATTAGGGGGAACTTCATATCATAAATGGTAGGTACTCTATTAGTACTGTCCCACGGGGCACATTTTTTTCTGAAATAGTAGCTGTTTTGTTTCATGTTGACAATGCTTGCTTGCTTGATGGAACAACTAATCTAACACTTGCACATGCCATCCATCACACAGCTATgtagaatttaattttacaCGTGTGTATTTAAAATGGTCGGTATACAAACAAGCATGTATATTAtctccacaaaaaaaaaaaaaaaaaaaaaaattaactctttGCTAAATGATAGCAACTTTTGTCAACAAGTACAACATATagctattttctttttttaccaaAGCATATCTAAACAAAGTATTCTCCCCCACACCACAAAGTGTTCAGAGAGTTGGCAACACCACTCTCTCCAAGAAAAAATAACTTGAGTTTGATTATTTGAGTGAGCCATTTCAACTCATATAAAAACATCGATGTCCCATTCTCGGATCAAGAATTAATCTTACTTTATGTTCAAATTGCAAAGTTATAGACATACTTTAGGGTGTCTATTGAGTTACCAAAAAAAACACTCTCACACACCTCGTTTATCTCTTGTCTATCTCTCTAGTCTTTTTATTCTCTTATTAGTATATCAAGTGTGAGTAGGAGTCTTATGTtgtttgaaaaagtggatgttgaacaatatataaatgAGAGGATCCATATACCCAATATCTTAAAGTTTTACATTTAGACGTGGTATTTGATTCCACTTGTGTGATTGCTCAAAGTCTAATATGATAATTCCATAGGCTCCCCCATGACTCaacatatctctctctctctcaccccCCTCTCCCCCTGTTGGAGCTTACACACACTTTGAGCCAAAGAGAGAACGAGAAGAACAAAAGAGGTAGGGAAAGTCTTTAAGTTTTTGATTATGCAACTTAACTTCTCATTCATAATCTCAATATGTACTTATACATCTTAGTATAGTTGGGTTTACAAGTCATTGGATAAGCCCAATACAACATAATCACCTTATTTAGTTAGTTGCTTACACGCCAAGCAACCTAACTAACTTAATAAGTCAGTTACTTGTGGGTCAAGTAACTTAACTGACCTAACTAATTGGTTGAATTACATATAATTCAATAGTATTCAATATTATAagcctattaatttaaattatatttgaacaactctACCCTCTCTTAATATCCCCCCCCCCATCCCTCCTATCTTAAAGTGAATGTCATTGTATTGTATTTTAGTCAGAGTATTTGAAGGGGTTGAGATTTGCCGCAGTCACTATCTACATGCAATAAGCGATTGTGTGGCCTTTCCATCGAAATTAGATGGTTCAATTCTCAAATTCtagataattttaatttcaaaataaatcaaaatatgtttgaagtttgaactgCCCAACCTCGATCGGACAGTGACACAATCATAATTGCGTTGTAGTAAATCCTCAATTTCGTTTTTTCATAACTTCTGACATCTCCACCAAATAATGCAccctaatattttgttttaacttGAGTCAGTTACTTGTGGGTCAAGTAACTTAACTAACCTAACTAATTGGTTGAATTGCATTTAATTCAATAGTCATTCAATATTATAAGCCTactaatttaaattatattttaacaacTCTCTCCTTTCTCAATCTCCATCCATTCCCTATATCCCCCCCTCCCTCCTGTAAAGTGAAAGTCATTGTATTGTATTTGAGTCAGAGTATTTGAAGGGGTTGAGATTTGTCGCAGTCACTATCTGCATGCAATAAGCGATTGTGAAGCATTACCATCGAAATTAGATTGTTCAAATCTCAAATTCtcgataattttaatttcaaaagaaaatcaaaatatgtttgaagtttgaaccaCCCAACCTTGATCGGACGGTGACACAGTCATAATTGTGTTGCAGTAAATCCTGAATTTCGTTTTCTCGCAACTTCTTACCCCTCCACCAAATATTGAACcctaattattttgttttaacttGAGTCATTGTTAAGCTATTGTGGCCAATGTCGCACCGTGACCGAGGTCATTAATAGCAACAACCACCTCCCCTTAccgtaaaataaaaacatcctCTTCTTTCATCACCCCCACATCCCTTAGTCTTTGGGTTTTTGACTTTGTTACCATCTTATAAATTGTGGTTGGCTCTAACACAATCCTACAAAACCGACTTATAAGGTGATGAGTACATCTCTTTATAAAttcttatcaagagtcttatttatctgatgtgggacttcGGTTTTTCCCAATAAATATCTGTCATTGTTAGGCTACTGAGACAAGTATCATTCTTAAGCTATTGTTTGTTAGTACAACGAAAATCAATTCAGTTTGTGTTTAAAAAGGCGGTGCGGTTAGACAATTTCATAATGTATATATCTAAATGCTAGAAAATCGTTGTTAATGAATTTCAAAGTCATAGTTAATTGTGCTCATTCGATAGTCAATGAATTGAGACACTTTTGCGGTAAAAATTGAGCTACAAAATGGAAATTCTAATTTTCACGATGACAATTGTATTAAAACACGATAATTTGTCCACCATCATATTTTGAAACATAcacttcataattttttttttaatttaatgacATTTTTGTGAAGAAGGTAAAggaattatattaaaaaaccaaCACAAGCTCCTCTAACACAAGATGTACCAAAGAAAACTAAAGTATCCAGAAATTACAATAAGACAATCCACAGGCTACCACAAAGTagtcaagaaaaataaaattatattacaacCTGAAAACATATTAAAGGATTTAACCTCCAAACCGAATACtcaaaatcaaaaatataataatacgATTTAAGCCACTAAAATGCTTGGAgttaactttttcaataaagatAGAAGTTGTTCCGATTTATTGTGAAATTGCCTCATATTGCGGTCCTTCCAAATAGTAAAAAGAGCTGAAATCCAAATGATATTAAAAGATAAACGAGACTTGTTGGAGAAACCCCCAAACCTCCCAACTGAAGAAAAATGCTCAAATAAGGAACCTTGAAGAGCCGTTGAGATGCCTAACCATCCGATATTAAAATCTAGAGTTGACCATAAAAAGCAcaagaaaagaacaaatgatCATGATTCTCAACCTATCCGCAAGCGGCCAAACAAAAAGAATCATTATAATCCAAGATATTTCTCCTAAAGAGATTCATCTTAGTTGCTAATTTATTCTGGAACAAacaccaaataaaaatattgatcgTAAGCGGAATTTGCTTAAGCCATAAAACATGATTGCAGCGGTCATCAACTATCACATCCAAACTAATCAAATGTTTATAAGCACTTTTGACCATGTACCTGTGAGAAAAATGAAGCTTCCAAATCTACTTGTAAGACCCAACAACCTTCAAAACCACAAGTGAAAGCTGCTACGCACACTCCCTCACCAACCTCTTCTCCCACACAAACAATCACCTTATCCACTTCCACGCCTCACCATTAACCTCTCAACCCAAAGAGAACATCTCCGCAACAGTGGCTCATTTATTAAtatcaagataaaaaaaaactggcATATCTAGAAAAGACAACATTTTAGTTGTTTATTGCCTTGATAAATGATTTTTGAGAAGAAACTGTTTCAatttataagaataaattatagtttcttgaaatttgtgGACTAAAGTGCCCAATATTTCCAATTTAGATTTCAAAATGATGATTTATTTGTTAGCAATGTACTttgttaaattttcttttatagataaattgtatttattttttttaccaaaaattgtattgtcttGTTACTAATATATGTACTGTATTTGGTTGTAACTTTCAGAAAACAGTGGTGAAGACAAAAAGTGTGGAATATTTGCCatttcttctttcctttttcttctttttaaacgGCGGCGTTTGGTTGTTATACGCTGTTCTTGTTCGTGATTCCATTCTTGGGGTAAGCTGGTTTGCACCATATGCTCTTATTATCTTGATGAATTTTTTCTACACGTTTGAGGTTAATCacattaaaaaatgtgattaatTAACTAGTggttaattcaacaacatgatTATCCGCAATTTCACAATTTTTATAACCATAATTTTACATAATTTTACATGTGATTAACCAAGCGTTCGGACAAATTGAGTGTGCACGAACCATATTTTGTAATATGTGTATCCATAAATTTacttttacttaaaaaatgaaacgctaatctttcttcaaaagtactaatcaacatcaacattgtATGTAATAAATAACAGGTACCTAACGGTACTGGATTTGTACTTGGAGCTATACAGTTAGTGTTGCATGGAATCTACAGAAATGGAAAACAATCGAAGCATGTTTCAAACAAATTGGAAGAAGGATGGCAACATGAGCATCTCATCTCATCATCTACTACTCGATCACATGATAGAGAAAACTTACCTATCTAGTAATTTTGCTTTCAAGTTTCAAAGATATATATGCCGTTATTGTTTGATATTTTCTTTAGA
Proteins encoded in this window:
- the LOC25488098 gene encoding bidirectional sugar transporter SWEET17, yielding MADPSFFVGVIGNIISILMFLSPVPTFWRIIKKKSTEEFSSFPYICTLLNSSLWTYYGTIKAGEYLVATVNGFGIVVETIYILLFLIYAPPKMRVKTAILAGILDVLILAAAVVTTQLALEGEARSGAVGIMGAALNILMYGSPLAVMKTVVKTKSVEYLPFLLSFFFFLNGGVWLLYAVLVRDSILGVPNGTGFVLGAIQLVLHGIYRNGKQSKHVSNKLEEGWQHEHLISSSTTRSHDRENLPI